From Bombina bombina isolate aBomBom1 chromosome 1, aBomBom1.pri, whole genome shotgun sequence:
CTAATGAGAAAATTAACCCGTCTTCAAAAACAGAGTCTCCCAAGGATAGTTCCATGGCTAGTAAAGAACAACCAGAAAGACCAAATCATCCAACTGGGCCGTTTTTTCCAGTACTGAGTAAAGATGAGAGCACTACTCTGCAGTGGCCCTCTGAGTTACTAATCTTCACTCAGGCTGGGCCTGCTATCTCCTATAGCTGCAACCCTTTATATTTTGACTTTAAACTATCAAGAAATAAAGATGGTAAGGGGAAGGCAATTGATAAATCTAAAGATAACTCTGGGGCAAGCAAGGATACTGTGTCTTCTACACCTAGCAAAGACTCTGAAAGTTTAGGGGGAAACAAGGAAGCCAAACAAGTGGTGCACACATGTGGTGCTCAACCCAAACTATCCTCTGCTACTATAGGTGAAAGTAAAAAAGATTCTCTTGAGGAGGAGAACACTGTTGAGGTTGCTGGAAAGTCTCGCAagtacaagaagaaaaaaaagcacaaaaaaagtaGCAAACATAAGAGGAAACacaaggaaggagaggaggggACAGAACATAAAGTAAAGAAACGCAAAAAGCATAAACACAAGAAGGCAAAGGCACCTTCCAAAACAGCCATAAAAATTGAGGAGCCAGAATCTGGAAAAATTTCTGCAGTGTCCAGCAGTACTAAAGATCTTGCACAAAAAAAATTACTGCCTCAGGAAGACCCTGGAACAGGGGGTAATATTAACACTAAACAAGAGGTTCCCAGTTGCTCCAAAGaacctgagaaaaaaaaacaaaaattggaaACTAAACCGGGGCCATTACTTCCCGCACCACATGAATTGTCTTCCTCTACTTCCCACAAACACACCCCTTCAAAGGCCAGGAGTAGACAGAGCAGTGGTGATTATGATAGTGAGGATGCCTCTCCAAAAAGGAAAAAATCCATAGAAAGAGATAGTGATGAATATGACTCTACCAGTGATCGCTCCAGAAGCCGGTCTCGGTCGGGAAAAAGGAGATCTTATTCTTCCAGTACCGGAGAATCCTCTGACCGGAGTCGTTATAGTCGGGATAGAAGCTATTCAGACAGTGAATATAGTGACTATAGCAGCAGTCCACGACATCGTTCCAAACGTTCTCCAAGATCTGACTCTGACTCAGTAGCTTCAAAACGACACTCCAAAAGGCATAAATATTCCTCTTCTGACTACAGCCGGAGTCGGTCAACAAGTCGCAGCCGCTCCAGAGGAAATAGAAGTAGAGGCCGGGGAAGATCAAGTAGCAGTAGCCGAAGTCGTAGCAAGAGAAGTCGCAGCCTGACTGGACACAGCTGGAAACGCAGTCGGAGCTATAGTAGAGATCGAAGCACCAGTACCCGCAGTCATTCTGGGAAGGGATCACACAGAAGGGAGAGTGCTGACAGCCACAGGGGGGGGAGACGTGACTTCAACCATTCAAAAATATACCGCTCGCAGTCCCCCCACTATACACGGTCTGGAAGCAGAAGAGAAGACTCTCGTACTGATGCAAGGGGGAGTAGCAGCTCTTTACTTCCTCGAAGAAGCACTGAAAAGGATTTTGGCCGGTGTTCTCTAACTGCCAAACAGCTTCTGGAGAAGATACAGTCACGCCGCTTAGAAAAAGGAGCTGGTGTTGGAGAAGATGCATGCTCAGGGATTAGTAAGACTGGAGCTAAAGTGAAAGACCCTCCACAAGGATACTTTGGCCCCAAACTACCACCTGTCCTTGGAACTAAACCTCCACAACTCCCCATTATAGGAAAATTGCCTGCAGGTCTTAAGGTAGGATCTTCTCGGAAAGGAGAAAATGAAGCAGGAGAGACAGATGCAGTGGTTGCAGAGCAAGAAATAGAAGTAAAACCCCTGTTGGGGGATAATCCTATTGTACCAGATAGCTCTACAAATGTTGCAGAAGATAATACAGAGTTGCCTTCAGAGGCACCAGTTTGCTTCCATCACCCTCCTCCAGGGTTTGGAGAAGCTGCTGGACCTCACTCTCTAGGCAATGGCAACTTGCCATTTCCTCCCCTCCATGGGAGAATGTTGGCCCCTCCATCAGAAACAGATTTTTTCCAGTCTGGATACCCACCTCTCACAGTTGATCCAGTTTCTGCCACAATAGATGGTGTGGATGAGGAAGATGAAGAGGAAGATGATGAGGCTTCACTGGCACCCCTAGAGAGCCAGCCCATCACTTTTACCCCAGAAGAGATGGAAAAGTACAGTAAGCTTCAACAGGCAGCTCAGCAGCATATTCAACAGCAACTAATGGCAAAACAGGTTAAAAGTTTCCCAGCAGGAGCAGTACCACCAGCACTACAGCCTGCTAGTCCAGCCCTCCAACCTATTCACTTACAGCAGGCACCACCCCCTGCTTCTGCAACCTCCTTAACCACTGTCCAGCATGCTATCCTTCAGCATGCTGCTGCTGCAGCAGCCATGGGTATACAACCTCATCCACAGCACTTAACTCAGGTGCACCATATTCCACAGCATCATTTAACTCCTATATCTCTCTCCCACCTTACCCACTCACTTATTCCAGCTCATCCTGCTGCTTTTCTTGCTAGTCATCCCATTCACATCATCCCAGCTTCTGCACTTCATCCTGGGGGACCCCTCACTTTGCATCATGTCCCTCATGCTCTGTATCCAACTCTCTTTGCTCCACGTCCATCCTCTGCTGCAGCTGCCACTGCGTTGCACCTTCATCCCTTGCTTCACCCTATATTCTCAAGCCAGGATCTGCAACACCCACCCAATCATGGGACATAAGGGTTCACCAACCTGGCTTTGATAACTGCAAAGGAAAAATATTTCTTCTGCAGACACTTCAGGCTCTAAAGAGGACATACCAGCTTCATTGAGGTCATTTTAAAATGTGTTCTGTTGGTCACCTTCAGCCTTCCCTTAGAAGTATTAATCCTTATTTAATGGTCTTTATTTTTGACACAAGTCTTGAACTTTGGCTGAATGCCCAACTGATTGAATGAGTTATCAGATGGATGTGATGGagaaatgttttgtatatttctaattGTGTCCTCCCCATGGTTGTCCTGGATGTCAGGCGTCAAAAAAAAGCAGCAGCATTTCATATATTTTATCCTTTCTTTATTGGAACAGCATAAGATCTTATACTGTTAAAATAAAGAAAGGATATAATATAAAAGTGCTGCTGCTTTTTTTGATTAATTGAAGAGAATGGGGTACATGCAGAGCCCTGCAGCTTGCACTCTTTGAGGAACAATTAATGATGAACACTTGTCTATAAATTCTGGAAGCCAGGAGGCCATAGTTCCTAAACACTTTTACATTTGTCTCATTTTTAATTATTCTgtgtacatctgtatatgtaacCCTTACCATTTTCCTTAATATTCTGGCTGGCTCTtgattttgatttaaaaaataaatgtaaccgACCTTTACTCTAATTTATCAACCAAGGGTTCCTACTTACCACATTAAGATGTCAGGGCTTACATAACCAACTACTGTTAATGACAAGCCACCATTATTAGAATGAAGATTTGGAAATAAatctgcactctgtgtgtgtgtatatatatatatattttttattttaattttattttttttgctgtagTTGCACAATTTAAAGGACAGAACTATAGTTTTCATCTTAATtgcaaaaaagagaagaaaaatcaGCTGCTGTGGCATGTATATTTTATCAAACTCCATATTTTGTCCAGGTTTTGATGTATGATATAAATGTACAAAgagtaattacaaaaaaaaaaaaagtttctggatTGCAGACGAGAAAGTATGTAATATTGTAAGAAATTCTAATAAAAGAACAGATTGTTACATAATATCTTGTGTTTTTTGCTTTACATACCATTAGGGTAAAAAGAAGGTATGTAGATTAAGAAGAATATTGGCAAAAGCTGACCCGCATTGGGTTATTTGTAGAAAGGTAAATATatatttcctatggcatggagagtccacaatttcattcaattactagtgggaaattcAACCATGGTTTTCGCACGCTTCTGTCATTTCCTTTCTCTCTTGCGGTCACATCACCGGCCACTTAGCTCTTTGCTTCTGTCAAAATAGAGAAGCGTGGAGAGCTCTGAGTGGTGCGGCAGTCGGATCGAACGTTTTTCTTGGAGGTGGTGAGTTTCCCCAGCTTTGCTGGCATTATAGAGGTGCCTGTATAATAGCGATCCGGTTTTGAGACACTCCGGTCTTACAAGGGCTTAGTCTATAAATTTATCAAACTACTAAAATTGTATTGCTTTGTAATCCAATTGGATATATTTGATCCAGATTTTTTATCCCATAATTAtagcatatttttattaaaaaataagattctttccAGTAGTGTTACAATTTTTCTTTGGGAATTGCCTGTGACCTCAGTATGGAGGGCTCTGTGTAAAGGGGGTCTAGTATTTCTTTACATTTGGACAAGTGTTTATTTTGTGAAGAAGCCCATGTGGTCCCCCCTGCTCAATTGTGTTCTACATGTTTAACTTCCATGTTGCAGACaaaagctaaaaagtatatttctcttgtaaggtgtatccagtccacggattcatccattacttgtgggatattctccttcccaacaggaagctgcaagaggatcacccacagcagagctgtctatatagctcctcccctaactgccacctcccagtcattctcttgcagctctcgacaagggaagcagctagagagatgtggtgcattaatgtagtttatcttcaatcaaaagtttgttattttcaaatggtaccggagttgtactattttagcctcaggcagaaagttgaagaagagtctgcctgtggtctttgatgatcttagcaggttgtaactaagatccattgctgttctcacacataactgaagagatgggtaacttcagctgggggaatagtgtGCAGGGTCTCCtactctgaggtatgtgcagttttaaatttttctagagaaatgataagctagaaaatgctgacaataccggatttatttaaggtaagcctgattacagtgatttaataatgactggtataaatgcttgctgtaaaggg
This genomic window contains:
- the GPATCH8 gene encoding G patch domain-containing protein 8 (The sequence of the model RefSeq protein was modified relative to this genomic sequence to represent the inferred CDS: added 123 bases not found in genome assembly), producing MAADRFSRFNEDRDFQGNHFDQYEDGHLEIEQASLDKPIESDNIGHRLLQKHGWKLGQGLGKSLQGRTDPIPIVVKYDVMGMGRMEMELDYAEDATERRRVLEVEKEDTEELRQKYKDFVDKEKAIAKALEELRANFYCELCDKQYQKHQEFDNHINSYDHAHKQRLKDLKQREFARNVSSRSRKDERKQEKALKRLLELAEQRKIAESAPGSGPMFKATTVAVDEEGTEEEDVLIGFTSPAHDSPRSIPEEKAPQPSTSPAQAVGFGFKSSTGTSSLQKVGFSFSFAKKTPLKLESSAAVFKDVAEEVGSPEEDKEAEKAPTELIGAIKSSEGENSRGSDSKTEEDESQVDTGASLASTLSKLKKMKREDRGSQAGEPEYYHYMPPAHCKVKPNFQFLLFMRSTEQTLAENKPLKEEEKPFHSNKAKSSKAPESDKTSAAESQTVSSQQKVSSTSMPKAIKDVAANEKINPSSKTESPKDSSMASKEQPERPNHPTGPFFPVLSKDESTTLQWPSELLIFTQAGPAISYSCNPLYFDFKLSRNKDGKGKAIDKSKDNSGASKDTVSSTPSKDSESLGGNKEAKQVVHTCGAQPKLSSATIGESKKDSLEEENTVEVAGKSRKYKKKKKHKKSSKHKRKHKEGEEGTEHKVKKRKKHKHKKAKAPSKTAIKIEEPESGKISAVSSSTKDLAQKKLLPQEDPGTGGNINTKQEVPSCSKEPEKKKQKLETKPGPLLPAPHELSSSTSHKHTPSKARSRQSSGDYDSEDASPKRKKSIERDSDEYDSTSDRSRSRSRSGKRRSYSSSTGESSDRSRYSRDRSYSDSEYSDYSSSPRHRSKRSPRSDSDSVASKRHSKRHKYSSSDYSRSRSTSRSRSRGNRSRGRGRSSSSSRSRSKRSRSLTGHSWKRSRSYSRDRSTSTRSHSGKGSHRRESADSHRGGRRDFNHSKIYRSQSPHYTRSGSRREDSRTDARGSSSSLLPRRSTEKDFGRCSLTAKQLLEKIQSRRLEKGAGVGEDACSGISKTGAKVKDPPQGYFGPKLPPVLGTKPPQLPIIGKLPAGLKVGSSRKGENEAGETDAVVAEQEIEVKPLLGDNPIVPDSSTNVAEDNTELPSEAPVCFHHPPPGFGEAAGPHSLGNGNLPFPPLHGRMLAPPSETDFFQSGYPPLTVDPVSATIDGVDEEDEEEDDEASLAPLESQPITFTPEEMEKYSKLQQAAQQHIQQQLMAKQVKSFPAGAVPPALQPASPALQPIHLQQAPPPASATSLTTVQHAILQHAAAAAAMGIQPHPQHLTQVHHIPQHHLTPISLSHLTHSLIPAHPAAFLASHPIHIIPASALHPGGPLTLHHVPHALYPTLFAPRPSSAAAATALHLHPLLHPIFSSQDLQHPPNHGT